One window of the Amycolatopsis mediterranei genome contains the following:
- a CDS encoding glycosyltransferase produces the protein MTDPGSRRLRVLLWHVHGSWTDAFVRGRHDYLLPVSPDGAPWGLGKAGRNWPSVTEVPLDRLAEAEPDVVVLQRPEELDFAARLGVPAVYVEHNAPRPYAASSEHPLAGRSDTTVAHVTHFNAAMWDCGRAPVTVVPHGIPDPGPRYTGELAAGVSMINEPVRRRRVTGADLLGTLAGEGPVDVFGMGTEELGAPLRGLGDVPAPKLHDEIARRRVYLHTARWTSLGLSLLEAMHLAMPVVVFAATEAVEAVPDDAGVLSTDVSVLARGFRELLHEPDFAALAGKNAREHALKHYGLDAFLTAWDHLLAETAR, from the coding sequence ATGACCGATCCCGGATCCCGGCGCCTGAGAGTACTGCTCTGGCACGTCCACGGCTCGTGGACGGACGCTTTCGTCCGCGGCCGCCACGACTACCTCCTGCCGGTGTCACCCGATGGTGCACCCTGGGGTCTCGGCAAGGCGGGGCGGAACTGGCCGTCGGTGACCGAGGTGCCGCTCGACCGGCTGGCGGAGGCCGAGCCCGACGTCGTCGTCCTGCAACGCCCGGAGGAGCTCGACTTCGCCGCGCGGCTGGGCGTTCCGGCCGTCTACGTGGAACACAACGCGCCCCGGCCGTACGCCGCGTCCAGCGAACACCCGCTCGCCGGCCGGTCCGACACCACCGTCGCGCACGTGACGCACTTCAACGCGGCGATGTGGGACTGCGGCCGCGCGCCGGTGACCGTGGTGCCGCACGGCATCCCCGATCCGGGACCGCGCTACACCGGTGAGCTCGCCGCCGGCGTGTCGATGATCAACGAACCGGTGCGGCGCCGTCGCGTCACCGGCGCCGACCTGCTCGGCACGCTCGCCGGGGAGGGCCCCGTCGACGTGTTCGGTATGGGGACCGAGGAGCTCGGCGCGCCGCTGCGCGGGCTGGGTGACGTCCCGGCGCCGAAGCTGCACGACGAGATCGCCCGCCGCCGCGTCTACCTGCACACCGCCCGGTGGACCTCGCTGGGGCTGTCCCTTTTGGAGGCCATGCACCTGGCGATGCCGGTCGTCGTCTTCGCCGCCACCGAAGCGGTCGAGGCGGTGCCGGACGACGCCGGTGTGCTCTCCACGGACGTCTCGGTGCTGGCCCGCGGTTTCCGCGAGCTGCTGCACGAACCCGACTTCGCCGCGCTGGCCGGCAAGAACGCCCGCGAACACGCCCTGAAGCACTACGGGCTGGACGCCTTCCTGACCGCTTGGGACCACCTCCTCGCCGAGACGGCCCGTTGA